One window of the Acipenser ruthenus unplaced genomic scaffold, fAciRut3.2 maternal haplotype, whole genome shotgun sequence genome contains the following:
- the LOC117967977 gene encoding tumor necrosis factor ligand superfamily member 12, with protein sequence MQRFLPKKKLRRSGIWSLLALLALSVAVVSLVFTALSWGHTRSLSHSLQTLQDRLVQVDLQREATVQLLMEQQDLQQKRAKRAAGLKRNRKRKAVVAAHFEIKPENTAGAASSHIITGWTEVNLNTSTAVKYSPSTGRFTVLTDGLYYLYCRIHFMERESAYLKLQVYLGTAPLFSCLQSYGTTPSSSPSTKLGDFYSCHVSGLVRLTAAEQLTVQTFGGTNLRPRQDLNYFGLFQVK encoded by the exons ATGCAAAGGTTTCTCCCGAAGAAAAAGCTCCGCCGGTCCGGCATATGGAGTCTGCTGGCTCTCCTCGCCCTGTCAGTCGCTGTGGTTAGCCTCGTTTTCACGGCGCTCTCTTGGGGTCACACGCGCAGCCTGTCGCACTCTCTCCAGACCTTGCAAGACCGACTGGTGCAG GTGGATTTGCAGCGAGAGGCGACGGTGCAGCTgctgatggagcagcaggacctGCAGCAAAAGAGAGCCAAGAGAGCCGCAG GCTTGAAGAGGAACAGGAAGAGAAAGGCTGTGGTAGCCGCACACTTCGAGA taaAACCGGAGAACACAGCCGGAG CAGCTTCCAGTCACATCATCACAGGCTGGACTGAGGTGAATCTCAACACCAGCACTGCGGTGAAGTACAGTCCCAGCACAGGAAGGTTCACAGTGCTAACAGACGGCCTGTATTACCTGTACTGCAGG ATTCATTTCATGGAGAGAGAAAGTGCTTACCTGAAGCTGCAGGTGTATCTGGGGACGGCCCCGCTGTTCAGCTGTCTGCAGAGCTACGGGACGACCCCGTCCTCCTCACCGTCCACCAAGCTTGGAGACTTCTACTCCTGCCACGTGTCGGGGCTGGTCAGGCTGACCGCCGCGGAGCAGCTGACCGTCCAGACCTTCGGAGGGACGAATCTCCGGCCCCGACAGGACCTCAACTACTTCGGCCTCTTCCAGGTCAAGTGA